TATTTTAGCGCTTAGTGTAAGCCATGCCAGGATCTCTTGGTTTCAACCCATTAGTTCTCTTTTGGAGAAACTCAGGGCGAGTTGAGTTCCTGCCTAATAAAGAGGCAGCTGAAGAGTCCACTGAAGTTGCAGAGAGAATTTGCTGAAAGACAAAGATCTTAAAAACACAAAGACGAGATGGAAGCAACTAACCAAATATGAATtggaagaatggcatgaagcccAAAAATGGCatcagaaaggcagagagagtttaggattattaagtaaaatgcaaaaacaagacacaattcctttcttttattctctgagaaagaagagacaaaaagTTACAGGAGTATTGGTTGTTCCATAAGTTGACAGAAGGAAGGCAAAACTACTCcatttcttttatcttattttttcattgaagaaaattaatttcaaactGAAAAAGTTAGAACAACGAAgatcaggaaaaaagagaaacccTGGACACTTACAAAGATCAGAGGTTATATCAGTCTGAAAATAACTTTTGCTGATTTaaacagaaaaggaatttattaaaagaaaattgtgtAGCTCACTGAAACTCTGGGAGGGCTGGAAAGCTGGGCAGAGGCTGAGGGGCAGGAATGTTGCTCTAAATCACCCCACATAAAAGCCTATTGAGGACTCAGTTGCCACCGTCACTATGTAATAGATGATACAGTTTGTGTCAGAACTACCACAGCACGGGACATTTCATGCTGCcactaagaccctgtctctgcttcCCTGGGAATTTGATCTTGAGACAGCCAAACTTTCCACCCAAGGTGAATCTCCATAGTCACAGATATTTGGCATGGTTAGCTTCAATTCAAAGCCTGATAGTACCGACAAGAGCATCTGACTGGCAGAATGTTGTCATGTACTCATATCCTAGCTGCAAGGAATGTTGTGAAAAATCTGAATGTGGCATTTTAATTATGTAAGAGGAAGTGAGGTCTGTCTTCCACTAAATCTCATGAAGTGAGAATTCCAAGAAATAATTGTCATGACAAAAGTCATAAAGCTTtccctctatgttttcttctaggagttttagcATTTCAGGTCTcacgtttaagtctttattctatcttgagtttatttttgtatatggtgcaagACAAGGATCTgatcattcttttgcatgtggctatacAGTATTCCCACCACCTTAATTTAAGAGAGTATCCTTTTCACATTGTTTATTCTTCATAGTTGACCATATATGGgcaggtttatttctggatttctactgtttcattggtttatatgtctgtctttatgccagtaccatactgttttttattactgtggctttgtaatatattttcaaattaggaAACATGAAGCCTTTAGGCACGGTGCAGGTGTACCATTGTGCTGGCGGGGAAGGGAAGGCTAGGTCTGCCTGGGCATATACGCACCAGCATAGCAATGTGGAGGGTGGCCATCAGTGCAAACGAGCTGTTGTGTATTTGTAGAGGCCACTCTGCTGGAGCACTCTGCCAGTCAGGTGTGGTCCAACAGCTATGATGTGGGCCCCAAGTGGCACCTGGCAGCTGTGCTGCAAGCAGTTGTGGCTAGGCTGGGGCCCCACAAGAGGCCAGCAGACTGAGAGGTGCTCAGGATGGACTAGACCTGTCTCATGGGTAAGACTGCCCTGTAGAGTTCAGGTCTGAAAGGTCTCCTAGGGTTAAGTCTCCTATGGGAGCAAATCTAGCCTAGGGGGATGCACATCTCTGACTGTTCTCCACTACAGTTGCTTCCACAGGACAATCTCTGTTTTCGGCCCCCGGCTGGAGTTCTGCCCCTACTACTTCTCTAAGTAACTTTCCCtgccaactcaagtgtccatggtGGTCGAGGGGTGTCCTCCTGCTGAGATTCCAAAGGCCCACAATGAAAGTGTGTTGCTCCTTGCCTGTTAAACTCACCCCCTCTGTTGGAGTCACTGGGGGCCAGGAACACATTCCAGTGCGCAATAACCCTGGGAAGTGTTCCTagcttcctccctcttcagcccagCCTCCATGTTTTCCCTCTGTCTGATCTGCTTAAAACTACAGGATAAGAACATGGCAGCACTGGGATATGAACTCATTTTTGCTTAGCTCCAAAGGCCTTGCTCATTCATGCAGActctcagaaatgaaaaataattcccTTCATCTTTGTTAAATCACATGTTCCTACAGACAAATTCTCCAAAGCTTTTATGAAACCTATGTGATGCTGTAATACCATTGATTACTACAGTATTTATGGAATATACCATTCATAGCTTTAGGCTACACAGGCACAGTTATACATCAAGCTCTCTTGAATTCTCTCTTTCTAAAACCTATGTATTTGAAGTCAGGATATTTTCAGAAGTCCAACTGGTGTTAAAAATCCAAATAGATCAAACATCATTTCTGTTTATATCTGTGTGACAACTAATACCAATGGGTGTAATTACAATGTGGAAAAACCCACATAATTTCTCGAGGAAAGTTTATTTCACTGGAAGTAGCCATTACCAAGAAGCAACAGAAACTCTAACCAGTGGCTCTTATTTTGCAATTACACTTTTTCATcttaattttagtatatgtgcagCCAAAGCAAGCACCACTTTTTCATGTTAAGCAATGGCTAAGATTGTGTGTGACATAGGTGAAGGCTATCACCAGATAAACAccatcaaaatgttattttttatagtgtctttgggttttgattttttagtatccttcttcctttccaactccATCCTCCTCTTCCACAAATATAGGTTTAGTATTAATTCTATGATGCCTGAGGCATTAGGCACTACAATAAGTAATCCTTTAAGTCTCACCAGAATTTGAGTTTGATGATATGGTGTCCATTGTGTAGATGAGGATCCATCCTCCGTGAAGTGCAAGATCACATAACCAAATGTGGAAAAGTAGGTGTGTCTCTTGCTGAAGGGAACTGAACATTGAATGCTGCTGCATGAAGCCCAAGGCTTCAGTGGACAACCTCAGAAACCAGTAACTCTGAGCCATAAGGCATGATATTGGCCTCTCAGAAGTCTGAATAATATGTATGGGTATTTCCCAGATTTTGAAGGCATTAATGACTCATTTCTCTAGGATACTGATGTAAGTTCTTCAGTGTAAGACAACTGGAAAATGAGTGTCTTTGTCTACAGACATAAGGTCTTAATAAAAGTAATCATGAAATTGACCTTGGTGGGGAGAGCAATGAAACAGGATTACATGGCCTGAGTGAAGTCCTAACAATACAGAAGATTAGGTACAAAGACACAAAGGTAAGAAAAGGAATATTGACTGGAGTCTGGAATGCAGgagcatatgtgtgtatgtgtgtgcatgtgtgtgtgagtgtttatGTACCTAGATAAGTTTAGCCTGGAGAATTAATAAGCCATGCTTGTGTTTTACAAAAATACACTCAAGAAGAGACATGGGTTGGAAATTATTGCAGAAATACAATAAGAGATAGTGGTGACATGAACCTAAGTTTATGATGATGAATTTGAAGAGAAATTATAGGCCTTGGCttagaaaacaacataaaaaagacTTGGTTCTTCAGGAACACAATGTCCACAGAAAAACTTCACTAGAAACAGAATTTTCACATAGACAGATGTATATCTCACTGCTTACTTGGatgaaatatatgcatatatgcccATTTACAGATGGACTCTTTCACCTCTGAAAGAAAAAGTACACTTCAGATCTACACTACAGATATATTTACCTACAAATTTACCTATAGCAGACAGTTTCGCCTGCTACGTTTTAAAAGTAAAGCAGTTGCTTATTACTTTAAACTTATGAGTGCATTTTAAATTGctaagaatgaaatgaaaattatttgaacttgGACAGATATGTAAGGATATTTGATGTTGCTTGGTAGCTTTTCTCATACAGATCTATTTTGCACATGAGATTTGCCAGGGAGTTGAAGCTACCTCCTATTCTGCACCTGTTTATATGATTTGGTAATAGTCTTTTGTAGTGAAGGTTTATGAACATGGTGAAATGCATACATTCAATTGAGAGAGATGATAAAATGGCATAACTCAAGTTTCAACTATGATTTTGATAAATAGTTTTCAAACCGGTTTTGGGGGTTTGATGTAATCCCAAAGGGGAAGATAACAATTTTACTATTAAACATTAATTTGGCTATAGACTCCAATTTTTGGTTAACAAAGTAATTgtcataattatttcattacaatTTCAATATAAATAGAGTTATACAATTCTCGTTTTACTCAGcatattttggtgtttttgttgttgttgttgtttgtttgtttgttcgttttttgagaaagggtcttgctctgttgcccagactggagtgcagtggcatgatcatggctcactgcagtcttaacctcctgagctgaagcaatcttcccacctcagccctctgggtagatgggactacaggtgcgcaccaccatgcctggctaatttttgtatttttttgtagagaccaggtttcaccatgttgcccaggctggtcttgaacccctgggctcaagcaatccatccacctgggcctcccaatgtggggagggattacaggcatgagccaatgtgcccaacTCCACTTCtctttttaagaataattattttatttctggttttatgtatttttacaaataattgaCATGATAATGTAATATTCACAATGcttcaaaaatgtgaaaaaagtatATGTGAATATTAATCACATAattgataaaatatatgaaataatgaaGCCAAAGCAGGtcattaagaaatatttataaacattagGTATTGAATTTACAGATGTTGCCAAAGTTGTACATCCACGGGGCCAGTCATCATAAATTCTGATTGATGTTTAAAATGAGAGCAAGAAATACCCAATTAAGTAGTAAATTGAAAACCGTCTAATCTTCTTCCGATGCGTCTGTGACGTCTTCTTTGTACTTGTAAGGTCTCATTGCACGCTGAATAGGAGTCTTAACAGAGTCATAAGTCCATCCCTTCCTGGCACACAGCCTTTCAATAATGCCAGGCATTTCATAGCCCTTGCTTAGAATGAAATCCTTAAAGGCAACTGGTCCATAAAGATCGTCAAGAATATGAGGTTCATTAGGCTTTTCAAGTAAGAGCTTGGGGTCAATCAAAGGTTGATCACTTCTTACCTTTTTCCCCAACTTAGGCTTAAGGTACCATACTCCATACCTCATCTTCACACACTGTGCTGTGTAAGAATTCAGTGTCGTCTGGAGTTTCCTGTCCCAGTCTTTTTCCTGTGAGAAGGATTCGACCTCATCCATTTCATCTAGCTCTATTCTGTATTGCAGCTCTGAGGCCCATTCTTTTATCTTCTTAATCTGTTGGTCTTCATAGGTTGCTCTCCACTTGGGGGTAAATTCAAACAGATTCCTGATGGATTCTTCATCAACTCCCATGTCTCGAGCCCACTTGAAGTCATGCAGTTTTCTCGATGTGTATCTATGTTGAAGAGAGTCAGAAACACACTCTGTTGTGCTTGGTGTATCTTCCTGAAGCAGTTCTTTTAGACAGGACGCTCGAATCTTGGGAAGCTCCAAGAAGTGATGGGACACTGGAGCTTTGGGAGGCTCTGGGGAGAGATGGGACACTCTAGTCTTGGGAGGCTCCAGGCGGAGACTGGACACCTGACAAGTCTTGGGAGGCTCAGGGCAAAGATGGGATGCCCGAGTCTCTGGAAGCCGTAGGCAGAATTCCCTACAAGAGTATTTACCAGGCTTGGTGGGTTCCTTGACTGTCTTCTCCCGGCCCTCACAATAAGCCCATGCCTTCTCCAGCTTCCTCTCAGGATCCAGCAGTTTCAGCATCTGTAGTAAGAGACTGGACACCCAACGAGTGTTGGGAGGTTCTGGGTGGAGATGGAACACTACAGTCTCGGGAGGTTCCGGGCAGAGACTGGACACCTGCGTCTTGGGGGGCTCCGGGCGGAGACTGGACACCCGATGAGTCTCGGAAGGCTCCGGGCAGAGATGGGACACTCCAGTCTCGGGAGGCTCTGGGCAGAGACTGGACACCCGAGTCTTAGGATGCTCTGGGCAGAGATGAGACACTCCAGTCTCAGGAGGCTCTGGGTGGAGACTGTACATCCAAGTCTTGGGAGGCTCTGGGTGGAGATGGGACACTCCAGTCTCAGGAGGCTCTGGGTGGAGACTGGACACCCGAGTCTTGGGAGGCTCTGGGCAGAGATGAGACACTCCAGTCTTGGGAGGCCCTGGGCAGAGACTGGACACTGGAGTCTTGGGAGGCTGCAGGCAGAGATGGGACACCTGAGACTCGGGAGGCTTCGTGCAGAATTCCCCACAAGGGTATTTACCAGGCTCGGTGGATTCCTTGGTTGTCTTCTCCTGGCCCTCACAACGAACCCATTCGTCCTCCAGCTTCCTCTCAGGATTCAGCAGTTTCAGCACCTATAGTAGGAGACTGGACACTCGATGAGTATTGGGAGGTTCTGGGTGGAGAGGGGACACTCCAGTCTCGGGAGGCTCTGGGCAGACACTGGACACCTCCGTCTTGGGGGGCACTGGGTGGAGGCTGGACACCTGCGTCTTGGGGGGCTCTGGGTGGAGACTGGACACCCAACGAATCTTGGGATGCTCCAGGTGGAGAGTGGACACCCGTTGAGTCTTGGGAGGCTTGGGGCGGAGATGAGACACTGCAGTCTTGGTAGGCTCCGGGCAGAGACTGGACACCCGACGAGTCTTGGGAAGCTCCGGGCGGACACTGGACACCCGACCAGTCTTGGGAGGCTCTGGGCGGAGTCTGGACACCTGACAGGTCTTGGGAGGCTCCAGGCGGAGATGAGACACTGCAGTCTTGGGAGGCTCCGGGCAAAGACTGGACACCCGACGAGTCTTGGGAGGCTCCGGGAGGAGACTGGACACCCCACGAGTCTTGGGAGGCTCCGGGAGAAGACTGGATACCCCACGAGTCTTGGGAGACTCCAGGCTGGGATGAGACACTCCAGTCTTGGAAGGCTCCGGGTGGAGACTGGACATCTGACGAGTCTTGGGAGGCTCCGGGCAGAGATGAGATAAGCGAGTCCCGGGAGGCTCCTGGCAGAGATGGGACACTCCAGTCTTGAGAGGCTCCGGGCGGAGACTGGACACCCGACAAGTCTTGGAAGGCTCTGGGGGGAGATGGGACACTCCAGTCTCGGGAGGCTCCGGGTGAAGACTGGACACTGGAGTCTTGAGAGGCTCTGGGCGAAGATGTGACACTCCAGTCTCAGGAAGCTCTGGGCGGAGACTGGACACCGGAGTCTTGGGAGGCTCCAGGCAGAGATGGAACACCTGAGTCTCAGGAGGCCTAGGGCAGAATTCCCCACAGGGGTATTTACCAGGCTCGGTGGGTGCCTTGGTTGTCTTCTTCCAGCCCTCACGAGCCCATGTGTCCTCCAGCTTCCTCTCAGGATCCAGCGGTTTCAGCACCTGTAGTAGGAGATCTGGAGGCATATCTTCTCCCAGATTGGGGTACATGGCCAAGGGATGCTTGGCCATCAGCTGGGCTTCCTCTACGAATGCCTTCTGTGCTGGCTGGGCTGGCAAGAGCTTGGAAAACAGGGCCACTTTCTTGAACAgcttttttctgcctgcttttgggGTCAGCTTGGGGACCTCTGTGAGAGATTTTGGGGAGTAAGAACTCATCACGGCTACAAATGAGCATATCTTCGGGAGACAGACAACCGTAGTGGAAGCTGTCCATGCCCTCCTTCACAAATACCCAGTtctaaatttacaagaaaaaatcaaataaccccatcaacaagtgggcaaaggatatgaacagacacttctcaaaagaagacatctatgcagccaaaagacacatgaaaaaaatgctcatcatcactggccatcagagaaatgcaaatcaaaaccacaatgagataccatcccacaccagttagaatggccatcattaaaaagtcaggaaacaacaggtgctggagaggatgtggagaaataggaacacttttacactgttggtgggactgtaaactagttcaaccattgtggaagacagtatggcgattcctcagggatctagaactagaaataccatttgacccagccatcccattactgggcatatacccaaaggattataaatcatgctgctataaagacacatgcacacatatgtttattgcagtactattcacaatagcaaagacttggaaccaactcaaatatccatcaatgatagactggattaagaaaatgtggcacatatccaccatgaaatactatgcagccataaaaaaggatgagttcatgtcttttgtagggacatggataaagctagaaaccatcattctgagcaaactatctcaaggacagaaaaccaaacactgcatgttctcactcataggtgggaattaaacaatgagaacacttggacacaagaaggggaacatcacacatgggggcctgtggtggggtggggggaggggggagggatagcattaggagatatacctaatgtaaatgacgagttaatgggtgcagcacaccaacatggcacatgtatacatatgtaacaaacctgcacgttgtgcacatgtaccctagaacttaaagtataataataataataataataataaccaaataCTCAGTTCTGGGTGTCCATTGGCGGGAACCTCAGGCTCCTGTGCTTGTGCTTCGCGATGCACTTGGAAGGCGGTTTGTCACAGTACCAGGGCTTGCAGTCCATGCCCGGGACCTCGGCCGGTCCCGCGGCCTCTGGTCCCCCATGGTGGCCCTCGCTGGGGTGCCATCTCTTCAGTTTCAGCGGTTCCTGATTCCTGCCGCTCTAGTCGCTAGGAGACCGCGAGCCACGCACAGCCCAGGTTCTTCCTCGAAGCGGGGCAGCGCTGACGCCACCTGCGTAGCCTGGATTCTCCAGGGTATGGTCAGCAACGGAGTGCCCAAGCCCCTGCTCATTCCATGGTGTGGTCCATGGGATGGACAGAGCGCAGTTTCCTTTTCCATTCGCCTTTGGATGGACATTTCGGTTGTTTCCCGTTTTGGACTATGACAAATattctatgaacatttgtgtccaTGTCTTTGTACGTACATATACCTTCATTTCTCCTGGATAAATTTTAGCTAGGAGTCCAATGGCGGGATCATATCATAAGTGTATGTTTAACGTTTTTAAGAAACGACCACACTTTTACAAAGTATTTACACTATTTCATATTCCTTCTACTAGTGTAGGAGCATTGCAGTTTTTTCACCTATGATCCAACACTTGGTATGGTTAGTCATTTCaattttggctattctaataggtgtttagtggaatctcattgtggtgttTATTTGCATTTCATAATGACTACTGGAATTGAACATCTGTATATTTGCTTATTTGCAATCTTTATCTTTCCTTGGGTGAAGTTTCTGTacaatttcttttccattttttaattattattattattattattaaaaaatgatgagttcttttccatttttaaattgtgttgctGGATATCACATTTCATTTTGAGAATCCTTGCTGTGTTCTAGATGTAAGTCCATTAtcacatatatgatttgcaaatttttCGCTTCATCCTTGGCTTTTCCCTTTCACTGTCTTAACAGTGATAAAGAGAAgttttttaatttgatgaagtccaacttatcaaTTTGATTTTTTACGAATTGTGCTTCTTTTGATGTATCTGTGAAAACTTTGCCTACCCAAAGttcacaaagatttttttatttaaatctgtttaattttttgtaaacagCACATGATATAGAtcaaagtttttatttgaaaaaacgTGTCTATTGCCTATGTATATATGATAAATTTCAGAACTATTTTTGTAAAGACTATCTTTTGTCCACTGAATTACCTTTGGAAATTTGTAGAATATAAGTTGTCTATATTTTTTATGGGTCAATTTCTGGGCACTCTTTTCCAGATTTTTCTCTCACACAAATTTcacactctgttgattattttagctttataataaatcta
This genomic stretch from Pongo pygmaeus isolate AG05252 chromosome X, NHGRI_mPonPyg2-v2.0_pri, whole genome shotgun sequence harbors:
- the FAM47C gene encoding LOW QUALITY PROTEIN: putative protein FAM47C (The sequence of the model RefSeq protein was modified relative to this genomic sequence to represent the inferred CDS: inserted 1 base in 1 codon; deleted 1 base in 1 codon; substituted 2 bases at 2 genomic stop codons) — translated: MGDQRPRDRPRXPGMDCKPWYCDKPPSKCIAKHKHRSLRFPPMDTQNXNWVFVKEGMDSFHYGCLSPEDMLICSRDEFLLPKISHRGPQADPKSRRKKLFKKVALFSKLLPAQPAQKAFVEEAQLMAKHPLAMYPNLGEDMPPDLLLQVLKPLDPERKLEDTWAREGWKKTTKAPTEPGKYPCGEFCPRPPETQVFHLCLEPPKTPVSSLRPELPETGVSHLRPEPLKTPVSSLHPEPPETGVSHLPPEPSKTCRVSSLRPEPLKTGVSHLCQEPPGTRLSHLCPEPPKTRQMSSLHPEPSKTGVSHPSLESPKTRGVSSLLPEPPKTRGVSSLLPEPPKTRRVSSLCPEPPKTAVSHLRLEPPKTCQVSRLRPEPPKTGRVSSVRPELPKTRRVSSLCPEPTKTAVSHLRPKPPKTQRVSTLHLEHPKIRWVSSLHPEPPKTQVSSLHPVPPKTEVSSVCPEPPETGVSPLHPEPPNTHRVSSLLLXPPESQVSHLCLQPPKTPVSSLCPGPPKTGVSHLCPEPPKTRVSSLHPEPPETGVSHLHPEPPKTWMYSLHPEPPETGVSHLCPEHPKTRVSSLCPEPPETGVSHLCPEPSETHRVSSLRPEPPKTQVSSLCPEPPETVVFHLHPEPPNTRWVEFCLRLPETRASHLCPEPPKTCQVSSLRLEPPKTRVSHLSPEPPKAPVSHHFLELPKIRASCLKELLQEDTPSTTECVSDSLQHRYTSRKLHDFKWARDMGVDEESIRNLFEFTPKWRATYEDQQIKKIKEWASELQYRIELDEMDEVESFSQEKDWDRKLQTTLNSYTAQCVKMRYGVWYLKPKLGKKVRSDQPLIDPKLLLEKPNEPHILDDLYGPVAFKDFILSKGYEMPGIIERLCARKGWTYDSVKTPIQRAMRPYKYKEDVTDASEED